The window attacttgcgacatttccgtacacttgcggagcgtgacagtacgatcatggttttgatgtgtatgtcaaagagtttacgttagactttcatatgtgtttgatatatatgtttgagtcttgcaggacttggtgaaacacacatgagaagcttggtgcagctaagcttgggaagctcatcctagggctcggatccttgagtcggtgaaggatggtatggaagacatccgagggaccatcgggcaaggagcaacggagtggagccgagggaagcggacttcaaggcaacgtgaaggatggcatagAGAGGAGCCACGAGCTcgggtgcatctaagggatgaaGGTCGAGGAAAAGGACTTtaagggcgactccggagagaATAAGTGTGTATATGTGCAGTCTTAGCAGTCGACTGCGTAGTCGACTACGCAGTCgattgctagttttagcagtcgactagctgtgaacagaaacattctgttcgatcAGCTAGCAGCTAGCAGTCGACTactgttttagcagtcgactggtaaataatCGTTGGTAAACCATTGGTGCTGCAAAGTAGtcattggctacctccaacggtagcaccagtcgactggtgccgagatgagttgatatgatgatcaactctctcctcttatttataggaagctttggggcttgaaggaggttactcatgcttgttgaataactcctaagtcattgcccaaagcttccaagccatactcttcttcctattcttaatctccatcttgtaaaagaagaagagtAATTTGTGAGAGGTTATACTCCATcgagaaggagtaagctctagctggagattgccggggattgatccactgaaggatcaagagttcgtccacctcaaggacacgccgtggagtaggagcaagcaatctctaaaccacgtaaaggaattgtgttagcgtttgtattcttgatTATCTttattgctttagtttttgtatttccgcttgtgtaaactaaccttgtagagaagcaatcaatttgggggtgtcgtctatccaaccccccttcaagtcggccaccgatcTCCTACAGTCCCCCTGAGCGGTAACATCTATATGCACTAATGCAATCTAACGCTGACCAATCTCATCATATGTGCTAAGGGAAGTAGATGTACCCTAGGTCATATCTACTCCTATGGGCAAAAATATGAAAGTCAAAacatgacagtagggcatatgaaccctATCTATTAGTGATGAGATTGGATGCATGAATGACATTCTGAAACATATGCAATGTAATGTCGATGTCTAGGCACTGGCATAATGCATAAAGGAAGAAAGAGTGGGAGGGTTGCATCATCGCAACATCGCGAGATGTAATCGGCAAAATGCATGTGGTAAGAACTCTATATAGGACATAGtcctgagagagagagagagacctaAAGTCAATCACAGTGGATACTCTCTCCTCCCAAAAAAAATACATATGGATAGTATCCAatataatatgggagtagggtttGTCAAATGGCAAATTCCTATTAGAATTACACAAAATACGGCATGCAGACCGCGtaaatcataaactatcatacaATAGTTTATGAGAAACTATCATAAACTATCATACAGAGTGGGTGAGAACCTAAAGTCCTTACCAGCTACTCTGGTAGAGTATGTCAAGTTATTGACTTTAGCTAAGTTGTTATAAAATTGAGCACATAAGTCTAAGTTTACTGAATGACTACAGTAAAGTAATTTATCTAACTTATAATAGTTTATAACTTCTATAATACGGGCACAGTAATAGGTAAAGAACATCCTacttaaaaatctagattttaatGCGATACATAAATGATCTAGGAAATCTAGCCTAAGACGCTCAGTACGAAATCTGGCATCAGTAAAGGAGACACTGCTGGAACTAGCCTAAGATGGAATAACATTCCGTCGCTTCCTAAATTAGTATATACGTGCAAATATTCAAGGAAAATACACAAATATAGAAAAATAACTAGATAGATCGAATTAGAAGGTACCTAGGAGGCATAGTTGGGAttttgaaggtgaaaagtggaGAGAAAAGTGAAAGAAGGTGGCTGGAGGGCGCCTTCTGGAGTTGTTTatcgcgaacagaaaggtttttgttCGCTGTTAAGTtttggattgaaggcgccttctagtttatggaaggcgccttccatacccTATGGAGGGCACCTTTAAacgcgttgaaggcgccttccctagGTTGGGCGAGAATTTTGCCGCCTTTCTATAGGGCGCTTCCGATTCCATCAAAGACGTCTTTGATaccattgtttttaaaatttaggtttaaatgttttagtttgatttttaatttcattttaagttttaattttgatttaagaatttttaattttaatttaatttaattttagtttaatataatttattttaattttaattttaattttaatttaatttaaattttaaattaatttaattaatccttattcatctcacccgatctatatttcaatcaagggaatcctataattttgtgagatgagttatgtTGAATTTCAGAGTTTAGTTTaaattgtgttagattcaagtttagctttagaTTAATTAAGCAAGtattttttgaataaattttgagactgtggtgagtcacatggatatTATTAGAGTAATCACATGCttcaagattttttaaatagccatgctcaaagaacttaatacaaaattttGGGTCCCCGGGGCCATGGTGTCGTGGTAGGACATCCAAGTTGTCTTTCAGGCACCtgcggttcgaaccccagctacggcgtatttgcaggaatttttcttccaaatgggggtgtaatcaaaggatgttaggcttctggactggccgccacgtgcgcttcccgatttaccctgataGTCGGTGGAAAACTTACGTGGGGTCGGGCCGGTCACCCCAGGCTCGATGTTACCcagcctggttaatcatttttaatataaaattttggtctaactagttaagattagtaaggggtagatttagttagttccactaagccaaatgtactaggtcgaagtcatatcttcctaaacatgcatagacagagctttcctaacctactatcattcaaaacttcTCCAATActatttgtcaagttaaattTTATCCCTAATTATTGTTAATGGGTAAAGTTTATGTTTTTGAAGTATCAACAAATTTAGAGTCTCCCCTTAAATCATATAAGCCTGATTAAGTTttagttaaggtttaattaattatattttaagttcaatttatgtttttaattttcaattaattaaattatcattCTTTAAAGGAGGgtatttaagatttaaattttcttttaattttaaatttattaaaatacttgaattatctttgtttaaaagattatatttaatatttaagtttttattaattttaaattttgaattgttTAAATTGTCTTTAAAAaggtttatttttaatatttaactttttattaatttttaattttgaatttgttagattatctttatttaaaatgttatctttaatatttaattttgaatttgttagatttggttttgattttaccattatattttctttttctttaaaatttatattattaattgaatttatttgatTAGTTTTATCTGTAGATTTAtccttaagatttaaatttttatttattaaattatttttattttagataGAAATTTCTGGATGAACATTATCtagattatcaaatattttattaagaaatatattaattttatttagatCTATAttgagttttttatttttatcatttgaatttttctactctatttaagtttaaatttttttttattatttgaatttttaggatttttatttattaatttatttaaattcaaatttagatttagtgaattaattaaatctaaattgtttaatatatttaccaaagtattttcataaatattaaaattatcatgtagatttatagaaaatttttctaaactatCATGTATATTATTTAAATTGTTACTGAtaggggtattttgataaatattactaaTATTAAATGCGACTCCTAATTCTGTAGGCTTTTCTGTTGGTTCGAACTCGCATTTGGATTTGACTTTGACTTGATCCTTTAGTTTTGATAGATCCTCATGAAGCTTGGTCAGATGAGTCAAGAACTTATAAGCATCTTAGTGTTCTCCAATTCTGCACGTAATTTTGTTAgctaataaacttaaaattaaacttattaccTTTATGGTTGCTTCTGTGTCTTGAGTAAATCGCCTTAGTGCTATATTGGAATTGAAGTTATTCATCATTACGAAGCATTCCATCTGATGCTTCCATACTCTGTAATAGTCCATTTCGTATGGAGGCGATTCGTTAACATTTCACTTGAGCGTCTCTTTGTGCTCCATTTTTCTTGCACAACACAATTAAAGAGaaattccaagactaggtcttggggtAAGTACTGtgggaggaaaaaaaaataaggcTCGAGTAGTAttacaccaacttcgagaaaaagaCTAAATGAGAAAGAGTTATTTGAAGAGAtaaattttaccaattcaaacaaaatacaaaaataaaatgaaatcccaaaaataaaacaattcccctggcttgattggtggttgcactaatgcACTAATTCAGCGCAgaatctggctctgataccacttgttggatcgatacgcatgtgagagggggtgaatcacgtggttttaaaaaaaaatcttttgcttTTGAAATCAAAAGTATGCAgcataattaaatatataaatataagaaaaaaatacaAGTATGCAAACTCGGTTAGTttcacttggttcggagccttcgacgactcttactccaagactcagATCTCACAGACCTATCAATGAGTAATCTACTAAAGACCTCTTGTGGAACCGCTGGAAGAGAGGATCAAGTACTAAAAGAATAGAAAAAGTGTAACAAGCTATATTTCCTTTATGCAACAATTAAGTACAAATTTAAACGTTTGTTACCAAACACCTTCGAAGATGATCAGATCAGGCTCGATATTGGACAGCTCCTCAGCTGTAGTCGAATGCAGTAGTTTCGTAGTAAAGCAGTACCATAAAGCCGAAGCAGTTGAATCGTCAAATGGACACGTAGAAGCTTGTGGAAGAGATGTGTTCAATGCTTTGGTCGAATAGCCCTTTTAAAGGGGATGGAAGGTACCTTCAACACCAACTTTTATCACCTAAAAATCAACTCTTATCGTCACCGAGGTCTTCTGCGTTATCCGACTGAAGGCAACTTCCAAGctctcgaaggcaccttccatagctctGCTCAAGGCACCTTACGTCACTTAGAAAGTGTCTCGAGTACTGTTCAACCAAGGCATTTTGTGCTCTTTTGCCTTGCAAAATATGCTAGTCCAACACAAACAAAATTTACCCTACaagataaagttagcacaataaaaataagtaaTTTAGTAATTAGCATCTGCCTCTCCAAGATCAGAATCtaatcagggtctcaatttaagttttcgaaatggatctaaattaGATCGACGCCTATTGACCCCTCAACTGGGGCGCGTCCTTACTGAGTCACtttcctccagtaacttaccttcacttaccaaatgTCAAGTTACCTCTTTGATGTCCAATCttacccactaggtcttcctgccagaATCACAAATCTGGACTTCGTTAATCGGGAATCGAATATCCCGACCTTCTACCAGAATTGCACATCCGGACTTCAACCCACCGAGAATCAAACATCTCAACCTCCTGCTAGAACCCCACAtctggacttcctgcttggtGTCTAGTCATCTTGACCCATCAAGTTAGCCAACCCTGCGCACTCGGTAAcaagattcaacaacacatataATTTTAGTccacttatcattcattaaaaTGCAGCTTTGATCATTGGTGTCAACTACACCAACACTTGGATTGTGGTGCTTGCAGCATCGTGGGTACTGTCAACGATCCATTCCCCTGGACCCCAGATCCCTCTCTTCGTCAACGTTCTCGTCATCTCACCAATACCctcatctgactcagcttccgaatGGAATCAAAGCACACTATCAATAGTTATATTATTGCATAATTCCATGGATCCAATAGATTTGATTTGTGCATGTCCTCCATTTGATAATTGCACGGTAGGATATTTGGCAGCCATTTTATTTACAATTAGTCGATTCTTTGACACATGGTCAGTGGTGCCGCCGTCTAGTATTCATATGCTATTGGTCAAGATAGAGTCATTACTTGAGGTGTTGACAAGGGGTTCATTgttaccatttttttttttttgcgaagAAGTGTCATGATTTGATCATACTCCTTGGCAGTGAGTTGTTTGGTTTCCACATAGGAGATGACTAGGGAGTTGATATCTTTCTTTCCCTTCAGTTTGACATCTTTGCCATGCTAGAGGTGTCCGGACAAGAACCCATGAATGTAGAAACATCGATAAATAGTGTGGCCATCCCTATCATAATGAGAACATTGAAGTTGTTTATTGCTAATGGTTGATCGATAGGACTCAACTTCTTTGACTTGTCGACCCCGATTATGCACCTTGCGTTGGACAAAATTTACAATATATCCAGTAATAGCATCTCAATTGCCGGCATCCTCATTTTGTCTCTCGTGTTGTTGTAAAGGGCATGGACCTTTGGGTATCAAGTAGGGGATTCATACTCTTGAACTACGGATGATGGAAAAAGAATCATTTAATTCCATAAGGAATTACATGACTATTTCCTTCTCTTCTCATCCAACAAGGCCCTTAACATCTCTTCAAGTACAAGCAATTGGATAATGATAAGAAGTCAACTCGTCCCATATAGCCTTCAATTTGGTGTAGTAAATAGACACATAGGTTGATGTCTTTGTTGGTGCTCCACGATTTTATGATGAATTTCAAAACTATAGGCATCATTTCCTTgtaaaaatctatcatgtagatcATTCCAAACATTAAATgcaaatttagcataaataatacCCCTACCGATATCAGACTGAATGGCGTTAAGGATCCATGACAATACCATATAATTACAACGTTCCCATACTAGAAACTTGCTATCTTTTGCTGTTGGTGCTTTGATTGTCCCATTGATGAATCCGATTTTGTTTTTAACACTCGTTATTCTTATTGCACAACTCCATTTTCTATAGTTATTCCCATCGAGTAATTTGGAGACAAGAATCAAATTAGGATGATCAAATTGTTGTAAAGTGAGTGCATCCGATTGGTATGTTCCATACTCTGATTTCTTACTTTCATCTTCCACTATATATATATCTAGCAATCATCATATAATTATAATTGATTCTATCTATGAATCAATTAAgactaattaattcaatataattGTATTACATagatacaaataaaaaaaataaggatattattacatgaataaataaaatatttctttaatATGCGATCCCACAATGATCTTTAAAAGGTTGCGAAGGTTCGTAATTCGAAGCCATCGCAATTCGACAGAGATGACACGGTCATAAAAGTAACGCAACCCTCCACGACTCGGTAGAGGTCAACATGGGATCACAGTCCCTCCATGACTCCATGGAGATCGCCACAACCCCGCGATGACTTATGCCAATATCAAACTACGGACAAAATTTTATTCATTTCATCTGACAcattaagggtgtgtttggtacgcgtatttttcatttttattttctgaaaaacacacgttttctaaaaaaaaaaaaattactttttgtcattctctgttttttaGGAAacactttctattttttttagaaaacaaacaCGAAAAACGTAAACCTAatatcatttttcagaaaacgtacgtttttcaaaaaatgaaaataaaaagcgcgcgtaccaaacgcaccataaaaatttttaaatcataaattaCTTTACGACGGTTTGGTACACCTAACGATATTTAGAAACCTCCAACTGACAAAAATTCGGCCGCCTACTTGATGATGTGCCTAATTTTTTTAGCAAATAAAATTACAATTAAGTTTAGCATATGCACTCAGATGCAGGGCATTTTTACAAAGTTACTGCATACGTTAATTTGGGGGTTTAGTGAATAGATATTGCAAACTATAATGCAATGTAATATCAGCTATCCCAAAGCCCATTTGATGGTCAATTAAGTACAAGATTAAGTGCATCAACATACATAGCGGGAGCGAAAGCTTATGTGCAATTTACAGGACACCAAAAGATGCAGATTATTGCTTAATAACAGTGGCAGCTGGTAAATTATGTCCAATTCCTTAGGCACTGGCAAGAAAGGAGACTGCATCTTGCTGGCTTTTCTTGCATGCATGGATCGAAGTGCAGATATCAGTTTTCTCGAGGAACTTCTCGGCATTAGCCAAGATCAGCGGTCCATATTGGAATACCAGTTTCTTGCACTGCATCACAATTTAACGATTAAGAAAATCAAATTTATGGTTTGCAGGTAATCCATCATTGTATAGAGAATGCATATAATCTCAAGAGTGAGATCCGAAATTTATGCTTTGAATTTGACAAGGACAAGTTCAGCAGCTTCTGTTGGCAAAAGCCTTGTGGAACTATACCTTTTGGGCAAAATTTTCCATCTTGTTGCATCCTTTCAGAAGTATCTCAATCACCTCAAGCTGATGAATTCCCACAGGTAAATGTGATTAGTATTTCACCAGAGCCTAAAAAATGCTTCATCTGAGAATACAGTGGATTTACTACTACCTCAGTGTCAGGATCTTGAAGTTTGGAAAGAACCTCTCCAATGACATTTTGGCAAAGTGTGCAGGCATCATCACTCTTGGACAAACTCACTTGGGTAGTCTCGTCACAGAGGTTCACCTTATCACAGAACTGCTCCGGGCTTATTGttgaaacttctaagaaaaacatTGGTGCATAGTAGTCTACCAATATAACACACTGCCCAAAAATGATATCATTGAACAATCGATGAACATTTCATCACAAATGCAATTTACAATTAAATGAAGCTACTTTCCCTGAAAGCACGTAACGCACCTGTTGTTTGAGAGAATGCAGCTTGGAACAAGCTTTGTGAAGGGTACTGATAATTTGAGTCTGTGTCTCATTTTCACCAATATAGTGCATAGCCTGAGAAGCAAATTCTTCACACAGAGTGCAAAACCTTTCATTCCTTATAATATGACTTTCACTTTGAATCTCATTATCCACTTCCAcaactgaagaagaagaagcagaagagaTGATGAATTCAATAACCGGTGCAGAAACTTCTTATTTGGATAAATTTATGATTAAAAAAACATTGTCTAAAGAGATTTAGGAATTTAAAGTTCAGAGGTTTCTTTCTATTTAGCATATAAACAAAccacaaccaagccttatcctactagatggggtcggctatatgaatcatTTTACGTCATTGAActttatctcctactatatcatcatctatatttaaataaattttaccttgttttattatttttaacaaagtcttttttggtcttcctcttcctcgtttgatatgtgtgtcataatttcacatgcctaactagaacatttattggtcgtctcatcttaaacgtgtctctcggagttttctctCAATCAATACTACTCCGACATTCTccctaatgctctcatttcttattctatccatTCTCGTATGTCTACACGTTCACTTTAACATCCTCATTTCTGCAACTCTTATCTTCTACTCATATACTCAAATCATATCccaacattcaacttcatataacatagcaagtctaactgcgattttataaaaattttctttaaattttagaggtactttacgattaCATAAAACACCTGacactctcctccatttcaaccatcctgtttgtattttatgtaagacatctctctcaatccttccatcattttacaaaaatgatcctaaatatctaaagctctcggttccgagcaactcgtcatctcctatcttaacaattatctcattatgtctaatattgctaaacttaaattccatatattctgtttttattctactaaaactaaaatctttcccttttagTATTTCTGCCAAGattttagtttagcatttactccttcacgtgtttcatctaccaatgCACCACagtagcttctattgtcgaccttccaagcatgaacccaaattgattttcgatcaccgtgatctctttccttaattttttttctattactttttcccaaagtttcatggtataactcattagtttaatacgtcaataatttatataattttgtacgtctcccttgttcttatataagggaactagagtacttatcctccattatcatgtatttttttcgttttcaatatcatgttaaataattttgtaagtcattcaataccttatttccctaagcacttccaaacctctatcggaatatcatttggtccaacgactttttcattgtgtatctcatttaaaacttattctactTCTGACGtttaaattctacgataaaaatttaaatttctatgttcatttgacctacttaaattacctaagttaagttagtcacctaaaccttcattaaaaaattgatgaaaatccctcttccaccgctcttttatttctctatcgttAACTAGTACcctattgcattcatctttaatatattttatttggataagatctcttgtcttccttttTTTCACTTtggttattctataaatgtctctttccccttcttttgtattcaattttttatataatcgttcaaaagtttcattctttgcttcattcactactctctTAGCTTCTGTCTCggatattgtatattttttaaaaattttctcgttcttacatatatataatttcttataagctattcatttttccttcactttctcttgtactttctcattccaccaccaagattaaGTAAGATTcattacttagtggtgcatgtcctttcactcaccgagtacacttttagctgatattttcaactttaataccatcttatcccatgtcatattaaaatcaccgtatatttcacctaatacttgtactcctaccttctccttagatatattttgtttctcatcctttaacttccaccacttaattctaagaatcgtatatattttctttctattgatactatatttgaggcgtatatccaacactactaacctatattGGCTAGTTAAGCTTTCAACATGGATGACTTGCAatatttacaaatctttctatccttcttcctaactataaaaaagtcaatttatgatttattattctcattttttaatgtgactaagtattcttctcttttcttaaaaaacgtattagctaatataagatcatatgttattctcgttccaaacccataatcctcatgtaccctctcatattccttatttttcactccgacataccTCATATAAATCACCTTCTATTAAAAACATTTCATTTGGCGGAatgttttataatatttcatctaagccatcccaaaaccttgatttggtagcttcatctaatcctacttacggtgcatatacgctaattatgttcatagtttctttcgtcactattatCCTAAGAGCTATAATTATATCCTCTTTTCTAACTACTACAACTTAatcttttaacaaactatctataacaatacccactccatttcttattttactcttttctgtgtaccataacttaaaactctaGTTCTTTATCAGTTTTGCTTTCTTGCCTACTCATTTTGTCTCTTGAAcaaaaaatactaatttttcttctaatcatcgtatctactacctccattgatttaccagtaagAGTTCTTATGTTCCATGTTCtatattccaaatcttagattattagttttcctatcatatttgttcttatctaacctatggtgtgaaaactcttgcctatttaatacTACACCCAAATTCTTATTGAAATGTAGTGATCCTTGCCAATACGTTATAGTCGGACTCTGCAACGTAAAatattgcatatttaacactacacccgagttctggagatgtaacaGTCCTTGCCGAGATCTTACAGTCGGACCCTACAACGCATTCCTTCCGAGGAATATTTTCCATTTAGCATGTTTGATAAAATTTGATAGTTGTTATAGTTGTGATTTAACAACTGAAGGGCAATTAAATCATACAGAAAATATTTGCAGCGACTTCTAAGTTACGGATATCATATCAGACATGGACCATGGAACAACAGCATACCACATCGATTataattttcagaaatatccTTAGAAGATGCACCAAATATGTAGTGATTAAAAGGTATTTCCAATGACAATAAAAGCTCACCGAACATATCCAAACTAGCTAAACTCCTGGCATTTGCAGAGACAAAGCTGATTACCAGCAtaagaattaaaaaacttaaccTTGAATCCATGGTAACCTGCTACACAAGGGAAACGATGGTTTATTTGTCAGAATCATATAGATAGCAACTATATTATCAATTTTTGTGTACTTCTATTGACATATATCGAGATTATTCTCATTAGTCCACAACACTAATTAGTTTACATTATCTTCAAAGCAAAATAGAGTTGGAAAAGACAGCCTTTGAGAAGTCCTCATCCAGGATATCAGGTGATTAATGTTCTAAAAAATAGTAAAGGCTTTTCATCATTGAGTATAATCTTAAATGGCTTATTCAGTTGATAGAATCTAGGTTATGACCTACAGCAAACAGTGGTTACAGGGATCATATATTGCCATCAAAGTTTACTTAAGACAGCATCACTAGCAACACTAGACCATTTAAATCGCCTTTAACCGTGTCAACTAGAGTTTATGTTTCATATTATCAAGAAAATCCCTGTACTATCCTAtccttttcaaaaagaaaatccCAGATAAAAATAGCATTTTGAACATACAAGTGTGTCAAAGAGCTCTCAACAACCTGGCTTGCCTCTCCACTGTAACCAGCCTAAACAACTACTCCTCGAGTTTCCCAATTTCTCCGCTTGACTATTATTATC is drawn from Zingiber officinale cultivar Zhangliang chromosome 1B, Zo_v1.1, whole genome shotgun sequence and contains these coding sequences:
- the LOC121982681 gene encoding prosaposin-like, which gives rise to MDSRLSFLILMLVISFVSANARSLASLDMFVVEVDNEIQSESHIIRNERFCTLCEEFASQAMHYIGENETQTQIISTLHKACSKLHSLKQQCVILVDYYAPMFFLEVSTISPEQFCDKVNLCDETTQVSLSKSDDACTLCQNVIGEVLSKLQDPDTELEVIEILLKGCNKMENFAQKCKKLVFQYGPLILANAEKFLEKTDICTSIHACKKSQQDAVSFLASA